One genomic window of Conger conger chromosome 7, fConCon1.1, whole genome shotgun sequence includes the following:
- the LOC133133037 gene encoding beta-crystallin A3-like: protein MALTNPMPMGPWKITVYDQEYFQGRRMEFTACCQNVMECNMDNVRSLKVECGAWVGYEHSSFCGQQFVLERGDYPRWESWSGSNAYRIERMMSFRPICSATHKESKMMLFEGESFQGRQWEICDDYPSLQAMGWFNNEIGSMQVQSGAWVCYQYPGYRGYQYIMECDCHAGEYKHYREWGTHAQTFQVQSIRRIHQ, encoded by the exons ATGGCTCTGACGAACCCAATGCCGATGGGACCGTGGAAG ATCACAGTGTATGACCAGGAGTACTTCCAGGGAAGGCGGATGGAGTTCACTGCTTGCTGTCAGAATGTGATGGAGTGCAACATGGACAACGTCCGCTCCCTGAAGGTGGAGTGTGGAGC ctggGTGGGCTACGAGCACTCTAGTTTCTGTGGACAGCAGTTTGTCCTGGAGAGGGGAGACTACCCTCGCTGGGAGTCGTGGAGCGGGAGCAATGCCTACCGCATCGAGAGGATGATGTCATTTCGGCCCATCTGCTCTGCG ACCCATAAGGAGTCAAAGATGATGCTGTTCGAGGGCGAGAGCTTCCAGGGCCGGCAGTGGGAGATCTGCGATGACTACCCCTCCCTGCAGGCCATGGGCTGGTTCAACAATGAGATCGGGTCCATGCAGGTCCAGAGTGGCGC CTGGGTGTGCTACCAGTACCCTGGTTACCGTGGCTACCAGTACATCATGGAGTGCGATTGCCACGCCGGGGAGTACAAGCACTACCGGGAGTGGGGCACCCACGCCCAGACCTTCCAGGTGCAGTCGATCCGCAGAATCCACCAGTGA